The Microcystis panniformis FACHB-1757 region TTTTCTGATGGAAACGGGGCGAATTCTGGCCACTAACGGACACATTCACACCCCCTTAAGCCAGGCTCTGCAAAAAGCTGCCTCTTGGAGTTTTCAGTTTTAATGGGATTATCATTTTAGAGTAGGGTCTGCTGTATGCCTTTTCCAATTTCCCAGGGATTATTTCAATTTGATTTAATCGATCACTTCGCTGTTTTAGGAGTCTCGATCGATGCCGAACATGAGGCGATTCGCGAGCGTTACTTAAAAATCGCCTATAAACTTCACCCCGATACCTGTCGCCTTTACACCCCCGCCGAAAGGGAACAGGCTCATCAGTTACTCGCCAAATTAGTTAACCCCGCCTACGAACATCTGGGCCGCGACCTATCTCGGGAAGAATTACGCCTTGTTTTAACACAAATTGGCAAGGCAATGGCGAGGGATTCGGGTAAAATCACCATCAATAGCGAACCAGCTAGAAAACTAGCCCAGTCCACCGCTAACTATGAATTAGCCTATCAAAAAATCCTGCAATCTTTGGCGATCGATCAATATACCGCCCTGGAAAATACCTATCAGAAAATCGCCCAACTCAGTGAACTCAATCTGGTTTATCTGATGTTAACCGAAGGTCAGGGCAACAAGAAAACTACCCCGAAAGTCTTTATCTCCCAAGGCAATCCTCGCCAGTCCGAGTTAGTG contains the following coding sequences:
- a CDS encoding J domain-containing protein — encoded protein: MPFPISQGLFQFDLIDHFAVLGVSIDAEHEAIRERYLKIAYKLHPDTCRLYTPAEREQAHQLLAKLVNPAYEHLGRDLSREELRLVLTQIGKAMARDSGKITINSEPARKLAQSTANYELAYQKILQSLAIDQYTALENTYQKIAQLSELNLVYLMLTEGQGNKKTTPKVFISQGNPRQSELVVAATTTAAPAKAKESPLEAYIRRAQASLDQNNPAQALRELRDALREEPDNSICHALLGLAYLRQNQLSMARVHINRAWQVSPKDATVIRCKRELDKVVNLNTEMEDQKGQKKEGNPKSGFWSLFGGKKNN